From Maniola hyperantus chromosome 21, iAphHyp1.2, whole genome shotgun sequence, the proteins below share one genomic window:
- the LOC117992365 gene encoding polycomb group RING finger protein 3-like — MTMERRIKLKTLNSHITCKICRGYFIDATTVTECLHTFCKSCLVKHLEENNTCPTCNIVIHQSHPLQYISFDRTMQDIVYKLVPDLQDNEIKRERDFYRARGLPCPKDAALAADKPGAGDEPEQPDNTDSHRKDEQVNVCLECISTSLRTLKRSFIRCSAQATITHLKKFVAKKVLNGMDKYREIDILCNDELLGKDHTLKFVYVTRWRFRDPPLRLQYRPKIDL; from the exons ATGACCATGGAAAGGAGGATCAAGCTGAAGACCCTCAACAGCCACATCACCTGCAAGATCTGCCGCGGATACTTCATCGACGCGACCACGGTCACCGAGTGTCTTCATACGT TCTGCAAGAGTTGCCTGGTGAAGCACTTGGAGGAGAACAACACGTGTCCAACATGCAACATAGTGATCCACCAGTCGCACCCCCTACAGTACATCAGCTTCGACAGAACCATGCAGGACATTGTCTACAAACTGGTGCCCGATCTGCAGGACA ATGAAATCAAACGGGAGCGAGACTTCTACCGCGCGCGCGGCCTGCCCTGCCCCAAGGACGCAGCCCTGGCGGCCGACAAGCCTGGTGCTGGGGACGAGCCCGAGCAGCCGGACAACACTGACTCCCACAGGAAAGATGAACAG GTGAACGTGTGCCTGGAGTGCATCTCCACGTCGCTGCGCACGCTGAAGCGCAGCTTCATCCGCTGCTCCGCGCAGGCCACCATCACACATCTCAAAAAATTTGTAGCTAAAAAAGTTTTGAACGGCATGGACAAGTATAGAGAA ATTGACATCCTCTGCAACGACGAGCTGCTAGGCAAGGACCACACACTAAAGTTTGTGTACGTGACGCGGTGGAGGTTCCGCGACCCGCCTCTGCGTCTGCAGTACCGCCCCAAGATCGACCTGTAG